The window GCCTGGGCGTTGCGCACCTGCTGCTGGTAGTCCAGGCGTTCGCGGGAGAGGGCAGCCCGGTCTTCCGCGACGGACTGCCGAGCCTCCTGCTGCAACTGGCCGGCCAGTTGCGTCACCAGTTCGGTCAGGTTGTCGCTGAGCGAACGAGGCTGCCCGCTACGAGGCGCAGTTTCCGCTTCGATTTCCTTCAGATAACGATGGATCGTGGACTTCGACCCCGTGTTGCCCAGCTCGACGCGCAAGGCATCGATGCTCGGATTTTCTCCGCGCGCCAGTATGGCTGAGCGTGCCCTCTGTACCAGAGCCTTGGTGATTCCGCCGCGCGCCATGGGGTCTCCGACGATTTCGTAATGTGGTACGTAATATGTAAATACATAGCATTTTATCAAGAATATTCAATATTTGTGCTGAGTAAACTGAGCCTGGATAATCGCGAATTATCACGTGTGATGGCCGAAGCGAGCGTCAATGGCGCCAAGGATCGGTACAGATAAAGGAGGAGGGCGGTGATGCCCCAGGGGTTGGAGCGGTATATAGAAGCGGCCACGCGCAGCAATACGCGGCGAAGCTACCAGGCCGCCATCGAGCACTTCGAAGTCAGTTGGGGAGGCTTCCTGCCGACGACCAGCGACACCATTGCCCGCTACCTGGCCGACCATGCCGGGGTGCTCAGCGCCAACACGCTCAAGGCCCGGCTGGCGGCGCTGGCACAATGGCATGTCAGCCAGGGCTTTCCCGATCCCACCAAAGCACCGATCGTGCGCAAGGTACTGAAGGGAATCCGCGTGCTACATCCAAGGCCGGAGAAGCAGGCTCAACCGTTGCAGCTGCAGGAACTGGAGCTGTGCGTTCAGTACCTGGAGCAATCCGCCTTGTCAGCTCACCAGGCGGGCGATGCGCCACGGCGCCGGCGCTGCCTGCGTGACCGGGCACTGATTCTCATGGGCTTCTGGCGGGCGTTCCGCAGCGAAGAGCTTTGCCGGTTGCAGATCGAACACATCGAGGTCACGCCAGGAAAAGGTATGACGATCTATCTGCCGTGGAGCAAGACCGATCGGGAAAACCTCGGCCAGACCTTTCATACGCCGGCATTGGCCCGTTTGTGCCCGGTACAGGCTTACCAGGACTGGATAGCCGAGCTTGGTGAACAGCAAGGGCCGGTTTTCCGAAGCATTGATCGCTGGGGACACGCGAGCGAAGGTCCGCTGCATCCAAACAGCGTCATTCCGATCCTGCGCGCAGCATTACGTGAATGCGGCATTCCTGCAGAACGTTACAGCAGTCATTCACTAAGGCGTGGTTTCGCGACCTGGGCAACTCGCAGCGGTTGGGATCAGAAGACGCTGATGAGTTACGTGGGCTGGCGAGATCCGAAATCGGCGCTGCGCTATGTTGATCCAGCAGGTTCGTTGCCAGGCCAGTTCGCAATAACCTGAGCCGAATGCAAATAGCGTCGGGCGTTGCGGGTGACATAACGGAAGTCGGCGGCGATTGAAGTGAATCGGGTACCAGGTTTAATCCGGGGCAAGCTCGGCAGTCGATAAGGCGGCCTGCAAGTTAAGGAACGAGATCCAGTGGAATGGGCCAGGTTCCTGGCGTGAAATCCATAGGGGGAAGCCTCGCATCGGCCAATCCTTAGATTCGCATAATGTATATTATGTTAAATTGCATATTGCGTAATCGGCGCGTGGACCGATCCAGGTAATGCACTCACCTTCGGTGATGATCGTGGCGTCCTCGATGATCGAGTGCGTCCGTCCTTCATGTTTGCTACGTGGACGGTGCTGCCAGAGGTGTTTCATTGCAGTCTTCCCGACGCAGTTAAACGCCGCCGGGTTTGCCAGCAGCTCCGTTATGTGGCGTGAGCGCTGTCGCGCAGCACAAAGCTCATACTCTCTCTTGACGCCCCAGCCACCCGGATGGAGATCAGTTCTCCGTCCGGGCCCCTCCAATCAGATCAGGCAACGCTGGAGTCCTGTTGCCCCACCAGATGCTTGCCCAGCGGAGTCTTGCCGAAACCATCTGCGGCCAAAGTCTGCTGTGCCGGCTCTTCCGGGCTCAGGTGCGTGCCCAGAGGCGTTCTGCTGAAGCCATCTTCTGCAAGTTGCGGTGCTCCACTCTTGCCAGCCATGGGCGCCAGCTGGAAGCAGACGTTGCCGTCCGCGCAACTTTTCTCGGCAGCGTTCACGTGTATGGCAACACCGGACAGGACGAAGGCGATGGCGGTCAGGCAGGTTTTCAGGTTGTTCATGGCATTGATCCTCGAGCATGGAAGGGAAATCAGGACAGGATCGAAGGCAGCCGGGAGCTGTGCTCCGTGGCGTACGCCGATCTCCTGATGGGGCCCATTGAATGCCGTCGAGGTATCTCTAGAGTGTCGAAAAGAAGTGCCGCCATGTGCTCAGGTGTCAGAGCAACCTAACGACACAATGGAATACAAAGCCTTGTCCCGGATGTACTCGCGCCATGCGCAACGGTCTCGGCTACGCTGCCTACTCCTGCATGTGGACGTAGATGGCTCGGGCTGTACGTCCCCTTTTCATTGGGGATTCAACCGGTGAACGCAACACCTTTCGCCCCGAACTGACCAGTCAATTCATGTGTACCGAAGGTTGGTGATATCGATGGAAACCAACAATTGTTCTTCGATCGCCTGGCCGCGCTCATCTCGTCGATAGGCGCGCCGTTTGCCAGGAATGCGCAGCCCATCGGCTTCTATATAATCGTGAACATACTGGGCAGCAGGCAGCGTTCCGCTGATGTCGACGGAATAGTCGTGCCGCCGCAACAGGAAGTCCTCGCCGAAATAGAAGTCCTGCGTCGAGGAGTGCGTAGCCACGTTCTCCGGGAAATACACCCTTAACCGACGCCAGTGTTGGCCACCCTCCTCCCATGGAGAAAGCTCTTCCACCTTGACACCTGGAAGGGTGAACAGGAATGGCATGGTGAGATAGGACCAGAGCGCATAGCCGTTGAAATACGCTCGATGAAGCGGGTCCCACGGCGTCGTTTCGCCGTGCCCGAGGAATGACTCCCGGGGGTTCCACCGTTCCGCCACTACGTCACCATTGGTGTTCTCGATGGCGATGCGATTGGGCGTGTAAGCCGTACGTTGATTCGGTGCCCCGAATGGCATGACCGAGGCTCGCTGCTCATGCAGCCAGACAGCCATCTCCCTCGCGGTGCTGTCCTGGGTCAGCCCCTTCATACCCCACAACGAGCCGCCAGTCACAATGCTGGCGCGTACTGTACTGAGCTCATTCCAGCGATCCAGCCCGCCGTGGGCGGATACCACGCGATCCAGCAGATCGCAGTTTTCATCGTTCATCGAGGCAGCCCTCTAGGATTTGGGTCGAACCAATCCGGCGTCACCTACGATGCTGTTCAGCAGAGTGTGACTCTCCAGGTTGGGTGGAACTGGAGAGCAGAATGCAGCGCCTTGGCAATATCTTAAATGACGTATAGGGGCGTGATTCAGGACATTTCAGGATCGAACATGCACCGTACGGCGATCTGCTGATGGACGAATTAGCGTATACGTGTGGTCGCCGGAGTTGAATGCTGCGGGCAATTCGTACGCCGGGATGGCGGCGCTTGAGCTGCTGAGTTCGCGGATCAGGTGGTCGGTGTTCTGATCAACGGACTTCCTTGCTCTGCTCTCGTCTCACTCAAAAAGATGTTGTGCATGCATCGCCACGGCTTTCGCTGAAATCAGCTCGTTGCGCTCACTGGTCCAGGCTCTCTGATAAAGTTCGCGGACAACATCCAGCCAGTGCGCGCTACCGTCCCCGTCGGTCCCCACAAAGATGGCCCCACCATGGGCACGATATTCATCACGGGTGGTCGATGCGACTCGAGCGAACTGCATCGCACGGGTTACCAGTGATCCGTGATCCACGGATGGACAGGTTCCGTTGATCGCAGCGGGAGCCTCGACGAACTGGGCGGAATGCACCGTCACACCGTCCCTGAACAGGAGGCACAGCATTTGATTGCCATGCCCGCCTGCGGATTTGGCGGGCTCCGGTATGAATCCCGAGACGGGAAAGACGCCGGTCGAGGCCATGATGATGGTTTCGGCCACGGCGTTGACACAAGCGCGCATGTTGCTCGCTCCTGCGTCTTTACAGGCCGTCACCGTCCACCGGGATAGCTGATAGATCGAGGGGTTGAGCATGTAGGTCTTAACGCGCACCCCAGTGTCGTAGTAATCGCAGCGTTGTACGGGAAAACCTTCCCAGCGAGGAAAGTCGATGACGGCAGCATCACAGCGACGAGGCTTGCCGCCTATCCTTGTGCTGAAGATCTTGCGCGCCTCCTCCAGCCCCACCCTATCCCCAGCGCTATTGGTGATAGCGGTTGAGGGGGGTATCGGTACGGTACTCGCTGACGCTGGATGAAGGTCGTTCGGTGGGGAGACTTCGTCCGCTGGTGCCGGATTCTCAACCGGGCTGGGCTGGTCAGGCTTCCGATCGTCGCGATTCCACTCACTGGCCACGGCAGGTGCGGTGAACAGGCTGACGCTGAGCAACAGCAGTAGCGCTTTCATCCCGACCTCCTTGCGGCAGCAAGCGCTCCATGCCGGAGCGTCGTCTGCAGCAATACCGCAACTCTAGTTTCATCCACATCGCGCTGTGGAATAACCGATCTGTGGTCGTACGAGTCGGCGGAGAGTCTCGTGCCCTACCCCTGCGTTTGGCGCCCTCCTCCTCAGCCTTCGAGATCACCGTGGCGAAAGCGTTTGCGCACTCTCGATCGCAAGGACGGCTCGAAATGCCGCCTCGGCCACGTCCTGGATCACCCCGCTGCGACCTCTTTCAGCAACGCGGCGGCCGCCAGCTTGCCCAGGGCGTTGCCCGCGAGTGGGCTGTCGCCGGTGAGCAGTTTCCGGTCCTGGTAGGTTGCACCCGAGATGTCCTTGTTGATGATCTCAAGGCCCAGCGCCTTCAGTTCTTCCCCGAATTTCCAGGTCAGATGGCCGGGCATGTAACCGATGTCTGGGGTCTTCGCGTCCAGATCATCGGGAAACGCGCAGATCTTGTAGCCGTTGTAGATGCAGGTGTCCCGGCTTTCACCGATGCCTGCTGCGAGCAGAGCTGCGGGGCCATGACAAAGAGAGATCACGAATTTGTCGTTGGCCGTAGCCCACTGAAGGACCTCTTTCACGTCTTCGCTCTTGGGCAGACCGATCAAGGCGCCGTGCCCGCCAGGAATGAACACACCGATATAGTCGGAGTCTTCGCCCAGCTTCTGCTCGATCACATCGGCCAGCTTGAGTGGAGTCTTGAACTGATCGCGATATTTGGCGTACTGCCCTTTCACCTCGGCATCTTCGGAGGGCATGGCCCAGTACTCGAATTTGACCGGGTTTCCGGACAGGGTGGCGATATCGAAGGCAAACCCGGCCTTGTCCAGGTGGTACATGGGCAACAAGGTCTCTACGGGGTGGTTTCCCGTCGAAAACAGGGTGCCGTTGTCCGTCAGCAAATAGCGCTCATCGGCCCCGATCATCAGGACCTTCCAACGCCCGCCGCGATAGGGATTCGGATAGTCGGCGTCACTGAGGTCGGATCTGGGGGACGTGAACTGGCTGAGCGAGTACGGCGAAGGGAAAAAAGCGTTGTCCTCGGCCAGGTCAGGGGTCGGGCGCTTGTCGTCAGTCGGTACGGTAGCCATGGTTTTCTCCGTCGATCGGGTCGATTACTGGAGCAATGCTAGGGAGGCGTAACACCGCCAGACAATGAGGGATTTCCCTCAACGGTCCATGCGGAGCACGCGAGCCTTACGTTGACCTGAGCTGCGCTGGGTGAGTCTAGTCGAGCAGACGTTGCGTCATCCGTCCCCTGACTGACGGGAACTTCAGCCCTGGGCCGCCCCGATACCAGACGGCAGGTGCTGTGCGCCCTCCCCCTACCCTTGCACCAACGAACTCAGCACCGCCCGCAGCTTTCCGGGGCGTACCGGCTTGTTCAGCAGCGGGATGTCCAGCCGTTGCAGGGCGCGGCGGCACTCGTCGCTGCGGTCGGCGGTGATCATCACCGCGGGAATGCTGATCGCGTATTTTTCGCGCAGCGCCTTCACGACTTCGCAGCCGGTGAGGCCGTAGTCCAGGTGGTAGTCGGCGACGATGATGTCCGGCGCCTTGGAATCGAGCGCTGTCACGGCGGTTTCGAAGTCCGTCGCCGTGAGGACCTCGCAGCCCCATTGGCCCAGCAGCGCGGACATGCTGTAGAGGATGGCCTCTTCGTTGTCGATCACCAGGAGGCGTCTTCCCGGCAGTGGGTCGCCGATACCGGGGCGCGGTGTGCTGGAGGCGGGTTGGTGGATCGGCAGATCGCCAGCCAGGGGGATTTCGATGGCGAACAGCGAGCCACGCCCCAGGGTCGAGCGCACCTGGACGCTACAGCCCAGCAGGCCGGCAATGCGGTCGACGATGGCCAGACCCAGGCCGACGCCCTGTCGCTCGGCGGCGCGGCCGACATCGAGCTGGTTGAACTCGCGGAAGATCGCCTGCAGTTGATCGGCAGGAATCCCCCGGCCGGTGTCCCAGACCTCCAGGCGCACGCTGTCACCGCGACGGCGGGCCGCCAACAGTACGCCGCCGTGCTGGGTATAGCGGCAGGCGTTACTGAGGAAGTTACGCAGGATGCGCGAAACCAGGTGGGCGTCGGTGCGTACCCGCAGGTCGGGGATGCGCGCGCGCAGTTGCAGGCCGGAGGCGCGGGCCACACTGTCGAACTCCGAGGCCAGCGGGCCGAGCAGCTCGCCGAGGTTCAGCGATTCCGGCTCGGCGCGGATCGCGCTCTGGTCCAGGCGGGAGATTTCCAGCAGGTCGCTGAGCAGGTTCTCCGCTCCTTCCAGTGCCTGATGGGTACGCTCCACCAACTGCCGCTCGGATGCTGGCAACTGCCGCTCGCGCAGGGTCGAGAGCAACAGCCGCGCGGCGTTCAGGGGTTGCAGCAGGTCATGGCTGGCCGCCGCCAGGTACTTGTCCTTGGACAGGTTGGCCGACTCGGCGGCGTCACGGGCTTCGCGCAGCTGCTGGTTGAGTGTCTCCAGTTCGCGGGTGCGGGCGGTGACGCGCTGCTCCAATTCCTCGTTGAGGCTCTGCAGGCGCTGCTGGGCCTGGACGCGCTCGGTGATGTCGGCGACGAAGCCTTCCACCAGGCCTTCTTCGTCCGGCTTGAGCAGCAGGTTCATCAGCACGTCGACGTGGCTGCCGTCGCGCCGCAGCAGACGCGTCTCGTAGCCGAACAGGCCGCCACGCTCCTGCAACAGGTCGCGGATGCGGCGCATCTCCGCCTCGCCGCCGGCGAAGAGCTGGCTGGCCATGTCCTGGGGGCTCCACAGCACCTGCTGCGGGTCGTCGTAGCCGAGCATGTGCGCCAGGGCCGGGTTGGCGGCCCGCAGTCCCTGGCTCAGGCTGGCCTGGAAGATGCCGTGGACAGCGTTCTCGAACAGCCATTTATAGCGGTTGCGCTCGGTTTCCAGCTCGTCCAGGCGCGCCACCAGCTCGGGGTAGTGGCTCTTGCGCGCGGAGTGGCTGCCCAGTCCGAGCAGCCCGGCCAGGGCCTGTTGTTGCTGTTGCTCGTCAGAGGGCCTCGCCATACACCACCTCGACGTCGCGCTGGCTGGATTCGCGAGGGTTGGTGAGGATGCACGGGTCCTGCATCGCATGGCGCGAGAGGAAGGGAATGTCCGAACTGCCGACGCCGTGCAGGCCGAGGCTCTCGTGGAAGCCCACGGCGTTCTTCAGGGCGATCAGGTGTTCTACCAGGCGTTGGCGTACCTGGGCGTGGTTGAGACCACGGCAGTCGATGCCGAAGGTCTCGGCGATCACCTTGAAGCGCTCGGGCGCCGCGCTGTAGTTGAAGGCCACCACGTGCTCCACCAGCACGGCGTTGCACAGGCCGTGAGGTAGGTCGAGATAGCCGCCCAGGCTGTGGGACATGGCGTGCACCGCGCCGAGGATCGCGTTGGAGAACGCCAGCCCCGCCTGCATGCTGCCCAGCATGATCTTCTCGCGCAGGGCGATGTCCGAGGGGTTGGCGATCATCTGCACCAGGTTGCCGTTGATCAGCCGCATGGCCTCCAGTGCGTGGGGGTCGGTGAGCGGGCCGTGGCCGGTGGAAACGAAGGCCTCGATGGCGTGCACCAGGGCGTCGATGCCGGTGCAGGCGGAGAGGAACGGGTCCATGGTCAGGGTGGTTTCCGGGTCGATCAGCGACACGTCGGGCACCACGGCCTTGCTGACGATGGAGAACTTCATCCGCTCATCCTGGTTGGAGATGATCACGAACTGTGAGACGTCCGCCGAGGTGCCGGCGGTGGTCGGGATCAGGATCAGCGGCGGGCTGGGCACGCGCAGGGTATCCACACCCTCGAATTCAAGGATGTTGCGGCCGTGGGCGGCGACGATGCCGATGCCCTTGGCGCAGTCCATGGGGCTGCCGCCGCCCACCGCGACGATGACGTTGCAGCCCTGGCTACGATAGAAGTCGGCGCCGCGCATCACCTCTTCCACGCGCGGGTTGGGCGAAACGTCGGTGTAGCGGCAGAAGGGAATGTCCTGGGCGGCCAGGCTGGCTTCGATGTCGGCGACCCAGCCGGCGGCGAGTACACCGGGGTCCGACACCACCAGCACCTTGCGGGCGCCGAAGGTTTTCACGTAATTGGCGACATTGTGCCGGCATCCGGCACCGAAAATGATCTCTGGCGAGACGAATTTGCGCAGCTGGCTGAGCTCGTGGGACATCGGGGGCTCTGTCGTTATTGTTATGGGATGTTTCCGGCAGCCTACTGCATCCGTCAGGTATTGCAATGCGACCTTGGCAGACGCTTCAGACAGCCAGCAGCGCCTGGTAGAAACGCCACTCCGCCTCCAGCGCATGGGCGAGATTGGCGCCCTGGCGGAAACCATGGCGCTCGCCGGCATAGCGGTGCACCTCCACCGGTACGCCGCGTTGGCGCAGGGACTCGACCATGGCGTCGGTCTGCGCCGGCACTACCACGGCGTCCAGCTCACCCTGGAAGAAGATCACCGGCGCGTGGATATGCCCGGCCAGCAGCACCGGCGTGCGCTCGCGGTAGCGTTCGGCGTCCTGCTGCGGGTCGCCGATCAGCCAGTCGAGGTAATCCGCCTCGAACTTGTGGGTCACCCGGGCCAGCGCCTGCGGATCGCTGACGCCATACAGGCTGGCGCCGCCGCGCAGACCCGTGAGGCGCGCCAGAGCCATCAGCGCGCTGTAGCCACCGGCACTGGCGCCGCGCACGAAGACCCGTTGGCGGTCGATGCGTCCGGCCTTGGCGAGGAAATCCAGCGCTGCGCCGATGTCCTCCACTTCCACCTGCCCCCAGCCCAGGCGCAGGCGCTCGCGATAGGCGCGGCCATAACCGGCGCTGCCGCGATAGTTGAGGTCCGCCACGGCGAAGCCGCGACGGGTCCAGAACTGGATGCGCCCGTCGAACACCGGGTAGCTGGCCGAGGTCGGGCCGCCGTGCAGGAACACCACCAGGGGCGGTGCTTCTACGTCGCCGTAGGGTGGGTAGAAGAAGCCATGGCCACACTCGTCCTCACCCACCGGATAGTGGAAGGTTTCACCACGGGACAGCTCGGCCTCGGCCAGCGGCTGCTCACCGCCGGCCAGTACCTGGGTGGCGCCGTCTACCCGGCGGATGGCCAATAGCGTCGGCAGGCGATCCGGCGCGGCGGCGATGCAGTAGAAGTGCCGCTCATCCGCCGCAAGGGAGCGGAAGCGGCTGTACTCCGGTGCGAGCCGGCGTTCGCCACCGTGCCCGTCATAAAGCACCAGCACACCGCATCCGTCTTCGTAACGGGTTGCCAGCAGGCTGCCGTCCGCCAGCGGCAGGAAGGTGCGCCCGCCCAGTTGCCAGGGCGCGCTGGCGTGGTCCGCAGCCGCAGCCTGCCAGCCGCCGGGGCCTTCGTGGTACGGCTGCCAATAGCCGGCGCGGTCGCTCAGCCAGTGCAGCCGGCCATCGTCGGCGAAGCGCGGCTGCTGGATGGATTCGTGCCGGGTCTGCCCGGCCAGGCAGCGTTGTTCGCCGGCGAAGGACTCGACCAGGCGGGTGCGTGTCCAGGGTTGTTCGGGACGGTCCCACTCCACCCAGGCGATTCGTTCGGCACTGCCGTCGGCCACGGGCGAGGCATAGAAATCCGCGCCTGTGGCGATCACCCGCCGCCGGCCATCGGCATCCAGGCGGACGATGCAGTGCTGCACCCCGCCGCTACCGCCCTCCTCCTCCACCGCCAGCAGCGCGTTCCAGGCGGCAACGTAGTACAGGTCACCGTAGCGGCAGTCGTCGCGATGGGTGATCGCGCGGGGTTCGCCGCCCAGGCGCAGCCAGCGCACCTGCTGGTCGCCCTCTTCCACCCAGGCCACGCCGTCGGTCGTGGCGCAGCAGGAACCGCCGCCGTACTCGTAGACGCGGCTGCGCACCGACGCGCCGGGGGGAGTCAGTTCGCGGGTCTGCCCTTCACGGCGCAGGAACAGCCGGCAGCGTGCGCTGGCGGGGTCGAAGGCGGCCCACAACAGACCGCCATGGGCAACGTGCAGCTCGGCGAAGTCCCCGGCGGCGGCTACCGCGCGTTCGGCGCTCCAGTCGTCGCGGCCCACGCTCAGGCCTTGCAGATCAACTGCGAGGCGCGCTCGTTGCGCCAGGTCAGCTGGTCCAGGGCCAACGGCGCCTCCTCGGCCTCGCGGCGGGCGTCGAGGATGATGCCGTGGTGGGCCGACTTGGCGCACACCGGGTCGGTCGCCTCGGCATCGCCGGTGAGCATGAAGGCCTGGCAGCGGCAGCCGCCGAAGTCACGCTCCTTCTCGTCGCAGGAGCGGCACGGCTCCGGCATCCAGGCATCGCCGCGGAAGCGGTTGAAGCCGAAGGACTCGTACCAGATGTGCTGCAGGCTGTGCTCGCGCACGTTGGGGAACTTCACCGGCAACTGCCGCGCGCTGTGGCACGGGAGCGCGGTGCCGTCCGGGGTGACGTCGAGGAACACGCTGCCCCAGCCGCCCATGCAGGCCTTGGGGCGCTCCTCGTAGTAGTCCGGCACCACGAAGATCAGCTTGCACGGGTTGCCTTCGGCGGCCAGGCGCTCGCGGTACTCGGCGGTGATGCGCTCGGCGCGCTTTAGCTGCTCGCGGGTCGGCAGCAGCCCGGCGCGGTTCAGTTCGGCCCAGCCGTAGAACTGGCAGGTGGCGAGTTCGACGTAATCGGCCTCCAGTTCGATGCACAGCTCGATGATGCGATCGATGCTGTCGATGTTGTGCCGGTGGGTGACGAAGTTGAGCACCATCGGATAACCGTGGGCTTTCACCGCGCGGGCCATGGCTAGCTTCTGGGCGAAGGCCTTGCGCGAGCCGGCGAGCAGGTTGTTCACCTCCTCGTCGGCGGCCTGGAAGCTGATCTGGATATGGTCCAGCCCGGCGTCTGCGAACTCCTTCAGGCGCTGCTCGTTGAGCCCGATGCCGGAAGTGATCAGGTTGGTATAGAAGCCGAGCTCGCGCGCGGCAGCGATCAGCTCGGCGAGGTCCTGGCGCACCAAGGGTTCGCCGCCGGAAAAACCCAGTTGCGCCGCGCCCATTTCGCGGGCCTGGCGGAACACCTCGATCCACTGTGCGGTGGAAAGCTCCTCGCCACCCTTGGCGAAGTCCAGTGGGTTGGAGCAGTACGGACACTGCAACGGGCAGCGGTAGGTCAGCTCGGCCAGCAGCCAGAGCGGCGGGCCCACCGGCGCCTCAGCGCAGTTCGATCCAGAATTGCGCATGGGCCACCTCGAGGAATGCCAGGATGTCTTCGTCGATGCCCGGCACGCCGGGGAAATCGGAACGCAGGCCGTCGATGATGCCGGCGACGTCGGATTGACCGTCGACACGGCCGAGGATCGCCCCGGCGCTGTCGTTGAGCTTCACCATCCCCTCAGGATAGAGCAGCACGTGGCAGCCCTGGGCCGGTTCGAATTGCAGGCGGAAGCCCCGGCGCAGCACCGGTACGCTGTCCAGCGAAGGCAGACTCATCACAGCAACCCCCTGTGCCATACGCGCTCGGTCGTCACCGTGTGGTACGGCGGGCGCTCCAGTTCATAGGCCATGCTCATCGCGTCGAGCATGCTCCAGAGCACGTCGAGCTTGAATTGCAGGATTTCCAGCATGCGCTCCTGGGCCTCGCGGGTGCGGTAGTGCTCCAGGGTGATGCGCAGGCCGTGCTCCACGTCGCGACGCGCCTGGGACAGGCGCTTGCGGAAGTAGTCGTAGCCGGTGGCGTCGATCCAGGGGTAGTGCTGCGGCCAGCTGTCCAGGCGCGACTGGTGGATCTGCGGGGCGAACAGCTCGGTCAGCGAACTGCTGGCCGCTTCCTGCCAACTGGCGCGGCGGGCGAAGTTGACGTAGGCGTCCACCGCGAAGCGCACGCCGGGCAGCACCAGTTCCTGGGACAGCACCTGCTCGCGGTCCAGCCCCACGGATTCGGCCAGGCGCAGCCAGGCCTCGATGCCGCCCTCCTCGCCCGGCGCGCCGTCATGGTCGAGGATGCGCTGCAGCCACTCGCGGCGCACGTCGCGGTCCGGGCAGTTGGCGAGGATCGCCGCGTCCTTCAGCGGAATGTTCACCTGGTAGTAGAAGCGGTTGGCCACCCAGCCCTGGATCTGCTCGCGGCTGGCGCGGCCTTCGTACATGGCCACGTGGTACGGGTGGAATATGTGGTAGCAGGCGCCCTTGGCGCGCAGCGCCTGCTCGAATTCGGCGGGGCTCATGGCTTCGCGGGGCATCGCGGCTCCCCTC of the Pseudomonas sp. PSE14 genome contains:
- a CDS encoding site-specific integrase — its product is MPQGLERYIEAATRSNTRRSYQAAIEHFEVSWGGFLPTTSDTIARYLADHAGVLSANTLKARLAALAQWHVSQGFPDPTKAPIVRKVLKGIRVLHPRPEKQAQPLQLQELELCVQYLEQSALSAHQAGDAPRRRRCLRDRALILMGFWRAFRSEELCRLQIEHIEVTPGKGMTIYLPWSKTDRENLGQTFHTPALARLCPVQAYQDWIAELGEQQGPVFRSIDRWGHASEGPLHPNSVIPILRAALRECGIPAERYSSHSLRRGFATWATRSGWDQKTLMSYVGWRDPKSALRYVDPAGSLPGQFAIT
- the hchA gene encoding glyoxalase III HchA yields the protein MATVPTDDKRPTPDLAEDNAFFPSPYSLSQFTSPRSDLSDADYPNPYRGGRWKVLMIGADERYLLTDNGTLFSTGNHPVETLLPMYHLDKAGFAFDIATLSGNPVKFEYWAMPSEDAEVKGQYAKYRDQFKTPLKLADVIEQKLGEDSDYIGVFIPGGHGALIGLPKSEDVKEVLQWATANDKFVISLCHGPAALLAAGIGESRDTCIYNGYKICAFPDDLDAKTPDIGYMPGHLTWKFGEELKALGLEIINKDISGATYQDRKLLTGDSPLAGNALGKLAAAALLKEVAAG
- a CDS encoding NahK/ErcS family hybrid sensor histidine kinase/response regulator, which gives rise to MARPSDEQQQQQALAGLLGLGSHSARKSHYPELVARLDELETERNRYKWLFENAVHGIFQASLSQGLRAANPALAHMLGYDDPQQVLWSPQDMASQLFAGGEAEMRRIRDLLQERGGLFGYETRLLRRDGSHVDVLMNLLLKPDEEGLVEGFVADITERVQAQQRLQSLNEELEQRVTARTRELETLNQQLREARDAAESANLSKDKYLAAASHDLLQPLNAARLLLSTLRERQLPASERQLVERTHQALEGAENLLSDLLEISRLDQSAIRAEPESLNLGELLGPLASEFDSVARASGLQLRARIPDLRVRTDAHLVSRILRNFLSNACRYTQHGGVLLAARRRGDSVRLEVWDTGRGIPADQLQAIFREFNQLDVGRAAERQGVGLGLAIVDRIAGLLGCSVQVRSTLGRGSLFAIEIPLAGDLPIHQPASSTPRPGIGDPLPGRRLLVIDNEEAILYSMSALLGQWGCEVLTATDFETAVTALDSKAPDIIVADYHLDYGLTGCEVVKALREKYAISIPAVMITADRSDECRRALQRLDIPLLNKPVRPGKLRAVLSSLVQG
- the ercA gene encoding alcohol dehydrogenase-like regulatory protein ErcA encodes the protein MSHELSQLRKFVSPEIIFGAGCRHNVANYVKTFGARKVLVVSDPGVLAAGWVADIEASLAAQDIPFCRYTDVSPNPRVEEVMRGADFYRSQGCNVIVAVGGGSPMDCAKGIGIVAAHGRNILEFEGVDTLRVPSPPLILIPTTAGTSADVSQFVIISNQDERMKFSIVSKAVVPDVSLIDPETTLTMDPFLSACTGIDALVHAIEAFVSTGHGPLTDPHALEAMRLINGNLVQMIANPSDIALREKIMLGSMQAGLAFSNAILGAVHAMSHSLGGYLDLPHGLCNAVLVEHVVAFNYSAAPERFKVIAETFGIDCRGLNHAQVRQRLVEHLIALKNAVGFHESLGLHGVGSSDIPFLSRHAMQDPCILTNPRESSQRDVEVVYGEAL
- a CDS encoding S9 family peptidase, which codes for MGRDDWSAERAVAAAGDFAELHVAHGGLLWAAFDPASARCRLFLRREGQTRELTPPGASVRSRVYEYGGGSCCATTDGVAWVEEGDQQVRWLRLGGEPRAITHRDDCRYGDLYYVAAWNALLAVEEEGGSGGVQHCIVRLDADGRRRVIATGADFYASPVADGSAERIAWVEWDRPEQPWTRTRLVESFAGEQRCLAGQTRHESIQQPRFADDGRLHWLSDRAGYWQPYHEGPGGWQAAAADHASAPWQLGGRTFLPLADGSLLATRYEDGCGVLVLYDGHGGERRLAPEYSRFRSLAADERHFYCIAAAPDRLPTLLAIRRVDGATQVLAGGEQPLAEAELSRGETFHYPVGEDECGHGFFYPPYGDVEAPPLVVFLHGGPTSASYPVFDGRIQFWTRRGFAVADLNYRGSAGYGRAYRERLRLGWGQVEVEDIGAALDFLAKAGRIDRQRVFVRGASAGGYSALMALARLTGLRGGASLYGVSDPQALARVTHKFEADYLDWLIGDPQQDAERYRERTPVLLAGHIHAPVIFFQGELDAVVVPAQTDAMVESLRQRGVPVEVHRYAGERHGFRQGANLAHALEAEWRFYQALLAV
- the pqqE gene encoding pyrroloquinoline quinone biosynthesis protein PqqE, translated to MRNSGSNCAEAPVGPPLWLLAELTYRCPLQCPYCSNPLDFAKGGEELSTAQWIEVFRQAREMGAAQLGFSGGEPLVRQDLAELIAAARELGFYTNLITSGIGLNEQRLKEFADAGLDHIQISFQAADEEVNNLLAGSRKAFAQKLAMARAVKAHGYPMVLNFVTHRHNIDSIDRIIELCIELEADYVELATCQFYGWAELNRAGLLPTREQLKRAERITAEYRERLAAEGNPCKLIFVVPDYYEERPKACMGGWGSVFLDVTPDGTALPCHSARQLPVKFPNVREHSLQHIWYESFGFNRFRGDAWMPEPCRSCDEKERDFGGCRCQAFMLTGDAEATDPVCAKSAHHGIILDARREAEEAPLALDQLTWRNERASQLICKA
- the pqqD gene encoding pyrroloquinoline quinone biosynthesis peptide chaperone PqqD, with product MSLPSLDSVPVLRRGFRLQFEPAQGCHVLLYPEGMVKLNDSAGAILGRVDGQSDVAGIIDGLRSDFPGVPGIDEDILAFLEVAHAQFWIELR